In a genomic window of Thermoproteus tenax Kra 1:
- the surE gene encoding 5'/3'-nucleotidase SurE, with product MKIVLTNDDGPHSPALRSIVKLLSSQGHQVVVVVPEKQRSAAGFARTYHKPLRVRKVGDIYVTNGYPADAVFLALKLLAPDAELVLSGVNVGENIGFESTYGSGTIAAAVQAGILGYKGVAVSMEDGAKWELVASALSALVDAAAEQWSEGLVAVSVNVPSCWSGAVESPKSLALGVFSEALHRGRDPRGEELYWRWGPRADAFPPDTDAYAFYVLRAITALGICTHGVCSVREIAEEIKRRLALPPDPHCGGS from the coding sequence GTGAAGATAGTATTGACCAACGACGACGGCCCCCACTCGCCCGCGCTACGCTCGATAGTTAAGCTCTTGAGCTCCCAAGGACACCAAGTGGTAGTGGTAGTGCCCGAGAAACAGAGGAGCGCAGCAGGCTTTGCGAGGACGTACCACAAGCCCCTCAGAGTCAGGAAAGTCGGAGATATCTACGTCACAAACGGCTATCCGGCCGACGCAGTATTTCTGGCGTTGAAGCTCTTGGCCCCAGACGCAGAGTTGGTGCTAAGCGGAGTCAACGTAGGCGAGAACATCGGGTTTGAGTCCACCTACGGTAGCGGCACAATCGCGGCGGCCGTCCAAGCGGGTATATTGGGCTATAAAGGCGTGGCCGTGTCCATGGAGGACGGCGCCAAATGGGAGCTCGTGGCCTCGGCGCTTTCGGCGCTGGTCGACGCCGCGGCGGAACAATGGAGCGAGGGATTAGTGGCTGTGTCCGTCAACGTGCCGAGCTGTTGGAGCGGCGCCGTCGAGAGCCCCAAGTCTCTAGCGCTAGGCGTCTTCTCGGAAGCTCTCCACAGAGGTAGAGACCCCAGGGGAGAGGAGCTATACTGGCGCTGGGGACCCAGAGCGGACGCATTTCCTCCTGACACCGATGCCTACGCCTTCTATGTTTTGAGGGCTATAACGGCCTTGGGCATCTGTACACACGGCGTATGTTCGGTCAGAGAGATAGCAGAGGAGATAAAGAGAAGGCTTGCCCTCCCGCCGGACCCCCACTGCGGCGGGAGTTGA
- a CDS encoding chloride channel protein, with amino-acid sequence MRAVLRLLAVSTLFGLLSGVAALAFYFGVKASSFILLGVLAGYRAPEAPGEGGEVAWSLGRYWLIPVIAAAGGLAVGLIRRRMGLREYSTDEVLNAYHNARRLGLRETLAGLLASAITLGSGGSAGAEGPTGRLAAGLASAAARVLKLRREEARLGLIVSLGAGIGAIFKAPMGGAVLASEILYREGFERGVLYPALVASAVSYALFGSVVGFAPIFGGVSIAFDPLYLPLFAALGAIEGGAAVLYVLWLRRSATIFRAVIKSEVLRPALGGLATGLVGLVAPEVVGPGYGWTYLALRGSIGGLPSPLMPIWLLLALLPLLKILATGLTLGSGEVGGVFIPGIIIGAFAGLDVGLIFHRILGVPTAPFVLVGMLSLLGAAAKAPLSVTLMVVELTGGYNALPYAMVAIAVAYLASGKTALFEGQLDETRQQHN; translated from the coding sequence ATGCGCGCCGTTCTGCGTCTCTTAGCCGTGTCAACCCTTTTCGGCCTCCTGTCTGGCGTAGCCGCGTTGGCGTTCTACTTCGGAGTCAAGGCGTCTTCTTTCATCCTCCTCGGAGTATTGGCGGGCTATCGGGCTCCTGAGGCTCCGGGAGAGGGGGGCGAGGTCGCGTGGTCGCTCGGCCGCTATTGGTTGATCCCTGTGATCGCCGCCGCGGGCGGTTTGGCCGTCGGCCTCATAAGACGGCGGATGGGGCTGAGGGAGTATAGCACCGATGAAGTTCTCAACGCCTATCACAACGCCCGGAGACTGGGGCTGAGGGAGACGTTGGCGGGCTTGTTGGCGTCGGCGATCACTCTGGGCTCTGGAGGCAGCGCAGGCGCCGAGGGTCCCACAGGCAGGCTCGCCGCTGGCCTAGCCTCGGCGGCCGCCCGAGTCCTTAAACTGAGGAGGGAGGAGGCGAGGCTGGGGCTCATTGTGTCCCTCGGGGCAGGTATAGGCGCTATCTTCAAGGCCCCTATGGGCGGCGCCGTTCTGGCGTCCGAAATCCTATACAGAGAGGGGTTCGAGAGGGGAGTCCTCTATCCTGCCTTGGTCGCCAGCGCCGTCAGCTACGCTCTGTTTGGGTCCGTCGTCGGCTTCGCCCCGATCTTCGGCGGAGTCTCCATCGCTTTTGACCCCCTGTACCTCCCCCTTTTCGCGGCCCTCGGAGCTATAGAAGGCGGCGCCGCAGTGCTCTACGTCTTATGGCTGAGGCGCAGCGCGACCATATTCAGAGCAGTTATCAAAAGCGAGGTTCTGAGGCCGGCCCTCGGAGGTCTTGCGACGGGCCTCGTCGGGCTCGTAGCTCCTGAGGTAGTGGGCCCCGGGTACGGCTGGACCTATCTCGCTCTGAGGGGCTCCATCGGAGGCCTCCCCTCCCCCCTTATGCCCATCTGGCTCCTTCTGGCTCTTCTGCCTCTGCTGAAGATCTTGGCGACAGGCCTCACTCTGGGCTCTGGAGAGGTGGGCGGAGTCTTCATTCCCGGCATAATCATAGGGGCATTCGCCGGCCTTGACGTCGGGCTGATCTTCCACCGTATACTGGGGGTTCCAACGGCCCCGTTCGTGTTGGTGGGCATGCTGTCGCTCCTCGGCGCCGCCGCAAAGGCGCCGCTCTCCGTCACATTAATGGTCGTAGAGCTGACCGGCGGCTATAACGCTCTGCCCTACGCGATGGTGGCCATAGCTGTAGCCTACCTCGCCTCGGGCAAAACGGCCCTCTTTGAGGGACAGCTAGATGAGACGCGGCAACAACATAACTAG
- a CDS encoding Lrp/AsnC family transcriptional regulator: MVEAFVFINTDIGAEDEVLEALTKMPEVKEAMIVYGPYDLVVRIATDTTENLRKIVSDKIRRMQKIRSTTTLIIAKSIIK, encoded by the coding sequence ATGGTTGAGGCATTTGTATTCATAAATACAGATATAGGAGCTGAGGACGAGGTTCTGGAGGCTTTGACAAAGATGCCGGAGGTCAAAGAGGCTATGATAGTCTACGGTCCCTACGATCTAGTGGTCAGAATAGCCACAGACACAACGGAGAATCTGCGAAAGATAGTGTCCGATAAAATCAGAAGAATGCAGAAGATAAGGAGCACCACTACGCTGATAATCGCCAAGTCGATAATTAAATAG
- a CDS encoding MFS transporter, producing the protein MSWLRGNVGVMIVSWFLFAISNALTFPYLSKYMQLMGASDVDIGVAASLSSLANMLAVLPGGVLTDAIGRRRSIIIGTWGITLTQFLYMLAPNWWIFMAVYIVDSALHFYQPALAAVLLDSLPPERRGGGMMLTAVLPQIPWLFLPPIGGYLLDRFGLLGMRLSFMISGVISASVALFRMRALRETIEVRRVEPRKIVAMSVESLEFWRGFGELDAFVKYAVVMGLISNFAAVPAQRFGVLYATEVLGLDNTLWGVLQSALAAVAIVLGVVLTPVIDKAPRDAALLAGTALSAVGFFAVGLWRSVAVFAVALLMINVGLEVMTAIRRAVIGDRVKPNSRGRVMGQSLAFEYMGVVFGGFAGGLLYSLSPPLSFLASSVLLFASSSYLLLYIARSPRT; encoded by the coding sequence GTGAGTTGGCTGAGAGGAAACGTTGGCGTTATGATAGTTTCGTGGTTCCTCTTCGCGATATCTAACGCGCTGACCTTCCCCTATCTTTCAAAGTATATGCAACTAATGGGCGCCTCAGATGTAGACATAGGAGTGGCCGCCTCGTTGAGCTCATTGGCCAACATGTTGGCTGTCCTCCCCGGGGGCGTCCTCACTGACGCAATAGGCAGAAGGAGGTCGATTATAATAGGCACGTGGGGGATCACGCTGACCCAGTTTTTGTACATGCTTGCACCCAACTGGTGGATATTCATGGCGGTCTACATTGTAGATTCAGCTCTCCATTTCTATCAACCAGCTCTGGCTGCAGTATTATTGGACTCGTTGCCGCCCGAGAGACGCGGCGGCGGTATGATGTTGACGGCCGTTCTTCCGCAGATACCATGGCTCTTTCTGCCGCCTATAGGCGGATATCTTTTGGATAGGTTCGGCCTCCTTGGCATGAGGCTCTCCTTCATGATATCTGGCGTCATATCGGCCAGTGTGGCTCTGTTCCGCATGAGGGCGTTGAGGGAGACTATAGAGGTGAGGAGAGTGGAGCCCAGGAAAATTGTCGCCATGTCTGTCGAGTCCTTGGAGTTCTGGAGGGGATTCGGCGAGCTTGACGCCTTTGTGAAATACGCAGTCGTCATGGGACTAATATCGAACTTTGCTGCAGTGCCGGCGCAACGCTTCGGCGTTCTTTACGCCACGGAGGTCTTGGGACTCGACAATACCCTCTGGGGAGTTCTGCAGAGCGCGTTGGCGGCGGTAGCCATAGTATTGGGCGTAGTCTTAACTCCAGTGATAGACAAGGCTCCGAGAGACGCGGCCCTCTTAGCCGGGACTGCGCTTTCAGCTGTCGGCTTCTTTGCGGTGGGCCTATGGCGCTCTGTAGCGGTCTTTGCGGTCGCCTTGTTGATGATAAACGTGGGCCTCGAGGTTATGACCGCAATAAGGCGCGCTGTAATAGGCGATAGGGTGAAGCCCAACAGCAGAGGGAGGGTGATGGGCCAGAGTCTGGCCTTTGAATATATGGGCGTGGTGTTTGGCGGCTTCGCCGGCGGTCTGTTGTACTCTCTATCGCCCCCTCTCTCGTTCCTCGCGTCCTCAGTTCTACTATTTGCATCGTCTTCATATCTGCTTCTGTATATTGCTCGCTCCCCTCGAACATAG
- a CDS encoding DUF402 domain-containing protein, translating into MYKVKIRGIFATALSKLALDRGFSIVQPTEVVARRLGLPPDNSPPDLIVKDHESKSGIVVMGDCGAVETFAKVLKEELDPFLVQAAGGVKEVFAARPLQEAGATYVVTPEGGRAVVPSRYVVYPSVRLFTLVKPPVGPAKGLALPEIIVAGRYVELDTIGGVKFSRGIGEEDVVRLRILAESRLGLQGLGVKFKSSAQYAQEEEILREAQALYEEMLRISSGPWREGEVVRRGECLFISIFDREVKAKLDEIRARVAPTIRGHHSLRAQGLGRCLDLLDYAVAEVYEKASEFLAMGPVEILHIKPWGDIVRMRGSSLGFRSGALVVKRNLRPGGTLDGIGARIEPGFYALTCIKPGLTYVVHTYYDAVGRVVGTYINVNTPPEIGRRIIYVDLLLDKAIKSDGEERVLDMDELEKYRGYFPKRFERVESLLPKGRLECTEEGLIS; encoded by the coding sequence GTGTATAAGGTAAAGATAAGGGGTATCTTCGCCACTGCATTGAGCAAGCTGGCCCTCGACCGCGGGTTCTCAATAGTTCAGCCCACTGAAGTAGTTGCAAGACGCCTCGGGCTCCCCCCGGATAACTCTCCGCCCGACCTTATAGTTAAGGACCACGAGAGCAAGTCCGGGATAGTCGTTATGGGCGACTGTGGAGCTGTAGAAACCTTCGCTAAGGTGCTGAAGGAAGAGCTGGATCCCTTTCTCGTCCAGGCCGCCGGAGGCGTGAAGGAAGTCTTCGCGGCGAGGCCCCTCCAGGAGGCGGGCGCCACCTACGTCGTAACTCCCGAGGGGGGCAGAGCCGTGGTGCCCTCAAGATACGTGGTGTACCCCTCTGTGCGCCTCTTTACTCTTGTTAAACCTCCAGTGGGGCCCGCCAAGGGCCTCGCCCTGCCCGAGATAATAGTGGCCGGGAGATACGTAGAGTTGGACACTATCGGCGGAGTCAAGTTCAGCAGAGGGATAGGCGAGGAGGACGTAGTGAGGCTTCGCATATTAGCTGAGAGCAGGCTGGGGCTCCAAGGTCTTGGAGTGAAGTTCAAGTCGTCGGCGCAGTACGCACAAGAGGAGGAGATCCTCAGAGAGGCGCAGGCTCTCTACGAGGAGATGCTCAGGATATCGTCGGGACCGTGGCGCGAGGGCGAGGTAGTCAGGCGGGGCGAGTGCCTCTTTATCTCTATATTCGATAGAGAGGTCAAGGCCAAACTGGATGAGATACGCGCCCGAGTTGCTCCGACTATAAGGGGCCATCACTCGCTGAGAGCACAAGGGCTCGGGAGATGTCTAGATCTTCTCGACTACGCAGTCGCCGAAGTCTACGAAAAGGCCTCTGAGTTCTTGGCCATGGGCCCCGTCGAGATACTCCATATAAAGCCGTGGGGAGATATAGTTAGGATGAGGGGATCGTCGCTGGGTTTTAGGAGCGGAGCCCTCGTGGTAAAGCGCAATTTGAGGCCTGGAGGGACTCTGGACGGAATAGGGGCGCGGATAGAGCCGGGCTTCTATGCATTGACATGTATAAAGCCCGGTCTCACCTATGTGGTCCACACCTACTATGATGCAGTTGGAAGAGTTGTCGGAACTTACATCAACGTGAACACGCCGCCCGAGATAGGGAGGAGGATAATCTACGTCGACTTATTACTCGACAAGGCGATAAAATCGGACGGAGAGGAGAGAGTCCTCGACATGGACGAGCTTGAGAAATACAGAGGATATTTCCCCAAGAGATTTGAGAGGGTCGAGTCGCTTTTGCCGAAGGGCAGATTGGAGTGTACTGAGGAGGGACTGATCAGCTGA
- the infB gene encoding translation initiation factor IF-2: MSIRAPIAVVVGHVDVGKTLLLDKIRGTAVAYREPGMITQHVGMSFVPWAAVEKFAGPLVDKLRLRGKIWIPGFLFIDTPGHAAFSNLRKRGGSVADVAVLVVDITSGLEEQGLESLNLIRARGVPFVIAANKLDRIYGWKSEQNRPFLFSVEQQDWHAVSLLEESIGKLIDQLSRLGIEADRYDRVRDFAQQVPIVPTSAVTGEGIADLLLTLAGISQRFVSKEKLAVREGPARGVVMEVKEERGLGTVLDAIIYDGVIKRGDTIMTAGLEGVVTARVKMLIMPKPLDEMRDPEDRYKYVDEAKAAVGVRIVAEGLEGVVPGAPLLVVSGSIEETAKAIREEISAVKIESDKEGVIARADTFGTLESMVLFLKQNNIPVRKADVGPPTHKDVVEAVLSKRKDPAYGAILAFNVRPPPEVEKEAQSSGVKIVRGEILYKVVDEYLKWAQELRAKAVEAALSQLVRPGIIQILPGYVFRRRDPAIVGVRVVKGTIKPGYTLVRADGREVGKIMQIQHHGAPVQEAKVGDEVAISIEGDIMVGRQIKEGDVLYVRIPEDHFKQWVLQYKAHLRGDEREALDEYADVRKSWRR; encoded by the coding sequence ATGAGCATTAGAGCGCCCATAGCAGTCGTAGTGGGGCACGTAGACGTGGGGAAGACCCTCCTTCTAGATAAGATAAGGGGCACTGCTGTGGCCTACCGGGAGCCCGGCATGATAACGCAACACGTGGGGATGTCCTTCGTCCCGTGGGCGGCAGTGGAGAAGTTCGCAGGCCCTCTAGTGGATAAACTGAGGCTGAGGGGGAAGATATGGATCCCCGGCTTTCTCTTCATAGACACGCCGGGACACGCCGCTTTCTCCAACTTGAGGAAGAGGGGGGGTTCCGTGGCCGACGTGGCCGTGCTCGTCGTCGACATAACTTCGGGGCTCGAGGAACAAGGCCTTGAATCGCTCAACCTCATCAGAGCAAGAGGAGTGCCCTTCGTGATAGCGGCCAACAAGTTGGACAGAATCTATGGGTGGAAGTCGGAGCAGAATAGGCCGTTTCTCTTTTCAGTGGAACAACAAGACTGGCACGCAGTCTCGTTGCTCGAGGAGTCCATCGGGAAGCTCATAGATCAACTGTCCAGGCTCGGCATAGAGGCGGATAGATATGATAGAGTCAGAGACTTTGCACAACAAGTCCCTATAGTGCCCACGAGCGCCGTGACGGGCGAAGGCATAGCGGACCTACTCCTGACATTAGCCGGCATATCGCAGAGGTTTGTCTCAAAGGAGAAGCTCGCCGTCAGAGAGGGGCCCGCGAGAGGCGTTGTGATGGAGGTAAAGGAGGAGAGGGGGCTTGGCACCGTGTTGGACGCCATAATCTACGACGGAGTTATAAAGAGGGGCGACACCATAATGACGGCAGGTCTTGAGGGCGTAGTGACCGCTAGGGTGAAGATGTTGATAATGCCGAAGCCTCTGGACGAGATGAGGGACCCGGAGGACCGCTACAAATATGTAGATGAGGCCAAGGCCGCTGTCGGCGTGAGGATAGTGGCCGAGGGGCTTGAGGGAGTAGTCCCCGGCGCTCCGCTCCTAGTTGTGTCGGGCTCCATTGAGGAGACAGCTAAGGCTATAAGGGAGGAGATATCGGCGGTCAAAATAGAGTCTGACAAGGAGGGAGTAATAGCCCGCGCAGACACATTCGGCACTCTGGAGAGCATGGTGCTCTTCCTCAAACAGAACAATATACCTGTCAGAAAGGCCGACGTAGGCCCTCCCACTCATAAGGACGTAGTAGAGGCCGTGCTGTCTAAGAGGAAGGATCCGGCGTATGGCGCAATATTGGCCTTCAATGTGAGGCCGCCGCCTGAGGTCGAAAAAGAGGCACAGTCCAGCGGCGTCAAGATAGTCAGGGGGGAGATACTGTATAAGGTCGTCGACGAGTACCTCAAGTGGGCCCAAGAACTGAGGGCGAAGGCCGTGGAGGCAGCTCTATCGCAGCTGGTGAGGCCAGGCATTATACAGATACTCCCCGGGTATGTCTTCAGAAGGAGAGATCCGGCGATTGTCGGAGTCAGAGTAGTTAAGGGGACTATTAAGCCGGGCTACACGTTGGTGAGGGCCGATGGGCGCGAAGTGGGCAAAATAATGCAGATCCAGCATCACGGCGCGCCGGTCCAAGAGGCCAAAGTGGGCGACGAGGTGGCGATCTCTATTGAGGGCGACATCATGGTGGGCAGACAGATAAAGGAGGGCGACGTGCTTTATGTGAGAATACCCGAGGACCACTTCAAACAATGGGTGCTCCAATACAAGGCGCACCTCAGAGGCGATGAGAGGGAGGCCCTAGACGAATACGCAGACGTGCGGAAGAGTTGGCGGAGATGA
- a CDS encoding 30S ribosomal protein S6e, whose protein sequence is MPTFKVVVSDPLSGKAVQFEVKDPASQRFIGLKIGDTIDASVLPELKAPPGSKLRITGGSGIEGAPMVPGVPGQVKKYAILATPPGYRPKKWGERRKKLVRGNTISDQIVQINTVLVYPENYRGEPVVALGPKEVGKLTGQAQQTEQQS, encoded by the coding sequence GTGCCGACCTTTAAGGTAGTAGTCTCGGACCCGCTGAGTGGAAAAGCAGTTCAGTTCGAGGTAAAGGACCCGGCATCGCAGAGGTTCATCGGGCTTAAGATAGGCGATACTATAGACGCCTCGGTGCTCCCCGAGCTCAAGGCGCCCCCGGGGTCGAAGCTGAGGATAACAGGCGGCAGCGGCATCGAGGGGGCGCCCATGGTGCCCGGCGTGCCGGGGCAAGTTAAGAAATACGCTATACTTGCAACGCCGCCTGGCTATAGGCCCAAGAAGTGGGGCGAGCGGCGCAAGAAGCTCGTTAGGGGCAACACCATATCTGACCAAATAGTGCAGATAAACACAGTATTGGTCTACCCAGAGAACTATAGGGGGGAGCCCGTTGTGGCTCTAGGGCCAAAAGAGGTAGGAAAGTTGACGGGCCAAGCCCAACAGACGGAGCAACAGAGCTAG
- the cyoE gene encoding heme o synthase produces MRDYLILLKPKVIWLLILSSIMGYVYAALPEISWPRLLELAAVGLLSTGGSAAFNQYWERDIDARMRRTSLRPLPSGRLRPAAALVYSLAVSAAGFLLSYLWLGPIPTVAVVAGWLFYTVVYTILLKRRHWSNVLLGGFAGNAALLSGWLTAKPLTLEALLYSMAIYVWIPSHIWSLAYVYRQEYREAGVPMLTAMLSEDKAIALVAFLDIFSALYMWAVAFVYGGLLSALFMAPASALAIYLGLVALRERTDRAFWRVFKSSSPLLTFFFISLLI; encoded by the coding sequence ATCCGGGACTATCTAATTTTATTGAAGCCGAAGGTGATCTGGCTCCTCATTCTCTCCTCCATTATGGGCTATGTGTATGCTGCCTTGCCAGAGATATCGTGGCCGAGGCTCCTCGAGCTGGCGGCAGTTGGTCTCCTCTCCACCGGCGGCTCCGCCGCGTTCAACCAATACTGGGAGAGAGATATAGATGCGAGGATGCGGAGGACTTCTCTGAGGCCTCTGCCTTCGGGCCGGCTGAGGCCTGCGGCCGCGCTGGTCTACTCCTTGGCTGTCTCCGCCGCGGGCTTCCTACTATCCTACTTGTGGCTAGGGCCCATCCCCACAGTGGCGGTCGTCGCCGGCTGGCTCTTCTACACCGTAGTGTACACCATATTGCTCAAGAGGAGGCATTGGTCCAATGTCCTGTTGGGGGGATTCGCCGGCAACGCCGCGCTTCTCTCAGGTTGGCTCACAGCCAAACCGCTCACTCTCGAGGCACTTCTCTACTCCATGGCGATCTACGTGTGGATCCCCTCGCACATATGGTCATTGGCATACGTATACAGACAAGAATATAGAGAGGCGGGCGTTCCCATGCTCACGGCTATGTTGTCTGAAGACAAGGCCATAGCCTTAGTGGCGTTTCTGGATATATTCTCGGCGCTGTATATGTGGGCCGTGGCCTTTGTGTACGGAGGCCTCCTCTCGGCGTTGTTCATGGCTCCGGCGTCCGCTTTGGCCATATACCTCGGGCTTGTGGCCCTCAGAGAGCGCACAGATCGGGCCTTCTGGCGCGTCTTCAAATCGTCGAGCCCTCTGCTCACGTTTTTCTTCATCTCGTTGCTCATCTAG
- a CDS encoding dolichol kinase, which produces MTSDLALGTVLLAWILLLSGVLTRRLYHRWTARGMPHNRAVYYNRKIIHVLAGGLVAVLLPLFSSWIVPVAMALLLSLFLYASRRAGRLMYWFQTPDNAYEVHFTLAWAFVVFLTWAILGQLNVGIAAITFMAFGDAVTGVVRNLMYGRRTKSWWGNLAMALVSVPLGYYYVGPLGALAGLAASLVEHFEWPPLDDNITVPLVSLLVMLLPRLI; this is translated from the coding sequence ATGACGAGCGACCTCGCGCTGGGGACCGTCCTTCTCGCCTGGATACTCCTCCTCTCAGGCGTATTGACGCGGAGGTTGTACCATCGCTGGACGGCGAGAGGCATGCCTCACAACAGAGCTGTGTACTACAACAGGAAGATAATACACGTCCTTGCGGGCGGCCTAGTCGCAGTGTTGCTCCCGCTTTTCTCCAGCTGGATAGTGCCCGTGGCCATGGCGCTCCTCCTATCGCTGTTCTTGTACGCCTCTAGGCGGGCCGGGAGACTCATGTACTGGTTCCAGACTCCTGACAACGCCTATGAGGTCCACTTCACGTTGGCGTGGGCGTTCGTAGTGTTTTTGACCTGGGCCATACTGGGGCAATTGAACGTGGGGATAGCCGCAATAACTTTCATGGCCTTCGGCGATGCCGTCACGGGCGTGGTGAGAAACCTCATGTACGGCAGAAGGACTAAGTCTTGGTGGGGCAATTTGGCGATGGCGCTCGTCTCAGTGCCCCTCGGCTATTATTATGTCGGCCCCCTCGGAGCCCTCGCCGGCTTGGCGGCCAGTCTGGTGGAACACTTCGAGTGGCCGCCTCTGGACGACAACATCACCGTCCCGTTGGTGTCCCTACTAGTTATGTTGTTGCCGCGTCTCATCTAG
- a CDS encoding fucose isomerase: MDVFLAVAGSPDISDDVKRSYYQEYSGQLKALGVSLSQTSDIALIVAITGGSENEIMANARQYNIIVAWPHYNSLPSALEAAAALRDSGRYTKVIALSAPKAHLGDGVIKILRLMELIKAGTPRFGLIGSPNPWLVSSNMSLVTTDQITIDESLAGLDINAGLVDARLLLRGAVSSEYDERQIAPATAYARRLLDIARSRGWDGLTLGCWCFDIGSIKRRGWTPCISLALLNQMGMPAACEGDMRALYSMYVLSKLAGGPAWMSNVNYAEGDLLVLTHDGAPPAMAEEYSIVRRSITNAPAAIRARFPTGITVTLLRVSADLKKALLLKGITIEPERVEACATQIGVKLVVGTARDVIEAGLGNHLAFVLDDVYEEARDYLIHLGARVIP, translated from the coding sequence GTGGATGTGTTTCTCGCCGTCGCGGGCTCGCCCGACATCTCCGACGATGTGAAGAGATCTTACTACCAAGAGTACAGCGGCCAGCTCAAAGCTCTCGGCGTGTCCCTATCGCAGACCTCAGACATAGCGTTGATAGTTGCAATAACGGGAGGCTCTGAAAACGAGATAATGGCCAACGCTAGACAGTACAACATAATAGTGGCGTGGCCCCACTACAACTCGCTGCCCTCGGCTCTGGAGGCGGCGGCAGCGCTGAGGGACTCCGGCAGATACACGAAAGTGATCGCGCTATCGGCGCCCAAGGCGCATCTGGGAGACGGCGTTATAAAGATCCTGAGGCTTATGGAGCTGATAAAGGCCGGCACACCCCGCTTTGGGCTAATAGGATCCCCGAACCCATGGCTCGTCTCGAGCAACATGAGCCTAGTGACGACAGATCAAATAACTATCGACGAGAGTTTAGCGGGCCTAGATATCAACGCAGGCCTAGTAGACGCCAGGCTCCTATTGAGGGGCGCTGTATCGAGCGAGTACGACGAGAGACAGATAGCTCCGGCGACCGCATACGCAAGAAGGCTGTTGGACATAGCCAGATCGCGCGGTTGGGACGGGCTGACCTTGGGATGTTGGTGTTTCGACATAGGCTCCATCAAGAGGAGGGGGTGGACGCCGTGTATCTCGTTGGCCCTCCTCAACCAGATGGGGATGCCAGCTGCTTGCGAGGGAGACATGAGGGCTCTGTACTCAATGTACGTCTTATCTAAGCTCGCCGGCGGCCCGGCGTGGATGAGCAACGTCAACTACGCCGAGGGCGACCTGCTGGTCTTGACCCACGACGGGGCACCTCCAGCGATGGCCGAGGAATACTCGATCGTGCGGCGGAGCATAACCAACGCACCTGCGGCGATCAGAGCGAGGTTCCCCACGGGCATTACAGTGACGTTGTTGAGAGTTTCCGCCGATTTGAAAAAGGCGCTGTTATTGAAGGGCATCACAATAGAGCCGGAGAGAGTGGAGGCCTGCGCAACGCAGATAGGGGTCAAGTTGGTGGTGGGCACTGCGCGCGACGTAATTGAGGCGGGCCTCGGCAATCATTTGGCCTTTGTCTTGGACGACGTCTACGAAGAGGCGAGAGATTATTTAATCCATTTGGGCGCGAGAGTAATTCCGTGA
- a CDS encoding SDR family oxidoreductase, producing MSIAVVTGSGRGIGRAIALRLVREGYRVVVNAKRGVAEAEETLRLAKEAGGDGAVVIADVASREGCRQLVQRTLDIFGGLDVFVNNAGLGLYAPFESADDKMIEKQLETTLKSVIYCSQEAARAMAKGGVIINVASIAGLMPFYGLSIYSAAKAAVINLTRALAVELAPRIRVNAVAPGVVKTKMGESLLKVLGVSEEEFARRNTLLGQMVEPEHVAEAVVALIKIPTITGQVLVVDSGESLRHGALLS from the coding sequence ATGTCTATAGCCGTAGTCACGGGCTCCGGGCGCGGCATAGGGAGGGCTATAGCGCTCAGACTTGTCCGCGAAGGCTACAGAGTGGTGGTGAACGCCAAGAGGGGAGTCGCTGAGGCCGAGGAGACTTTACGCCTAGCTAAAGAGGCGGGAGGCGACGGCGCCGTGGTCATAGCCGACGTGGCCTCGCGGGAGGGATGTAGACAGTTGGTCCAGAGGACGCTGGATATATTCGGCGGTTTAGATGTATTTGTGAACAACGCAGGCCTCGGCCTCTATGCGCCGTTTGAGTCCGCCGACGATAAAATGATCGAGAAGCAGTTGGAGACTACACTTAAGTCTGTCATCTACTGCTCACAAGAGGCCGCCAGAGCCATGGCTAAAGGCGGCGTGATAATAAACGTGGCATCTATCGCAGGCCTTATGCCGTTCTATGGGCTCTCTATATACAGCGCGGCCAAAGCCGCAGTGATAAACTTAACTAGGGCTCTGGCTGTGGAGTTGGCCCCGAGGATCAGAGTAAACGCCGTGGCGCCCGGCGTAGTTAAGACGAAGATGGGCGAAAGCTTGTTGAAAGTGCTCGGCGTATCGGAGGAGGAGTTCGCGAGGCGTAATACACTCTTGGGGCAGATGGTTGAGCCGGAGCACGTCGCAGAGGCCGTAGTCGCGTTGATCAAAATTCCGACTATAACGGGGCAAGTGCTTGTAGTAGACTCAGGCGAATCTCTGAGACACGGCGCGTTGCTCAGCTGA